Proteins co-encoded in one Halococcoides cellulosivorans genomic window:
- a CDS encoding type II toxin-antitoxin system RelE family toxin has translation MAHDLEYTATIQETLEQLEREDAQRIVSKLDDVLEFPGHFLDRLKDHPGYKLRVGDFRVLIDWDKDSETLYAIDVFERTREYRELGRYREVWGSWRDESA, from the coding sequence GTGGCCCACGACCTGGAATATACGGCGACGATTCAGGAGACGCTGGAGCAGTTGGAGCGAGAAGATGCGCAGCGCATCGTCTCGAAACTGGACGACGTGCTGGAGTTCCCGGGTCATTTTCTCGATCGGCTGAAAGACCACCCCGGGTACAAGCTCCGCGTCGGTGACTTTCGTGTGCTGATCGACTGGGACAAGGACAGCGAGACGCTGTACGCCATCGACGTGTTCGAGCGTACACGAGAGTATCGCGAGTTGGGTCGGTATCGCGAGGTCTGGGGGTCCTGGCGGGACGAGTCGGCCTGA
- a CDS encoding type II toxin-antitoxin system RelE family toxin, with the protein MTSDEWGWRLYPRARQQFEALDDHARDRIESKLEEIVTDEWRDPDAYVEPLTGVPHSKLRIGQFRLGCELDHDASEIQVYTIDRRENAYQPGDD; encoded by the coding sequence ATGACGAGTGACGAGTGGGGGTGGCGACTGTATCCACGCGCTCGCCAGCAGTTCGAGGCGCTCGACGATCACGCTCGCGACCGAATCGAATCCAAACTCGAAGAGATCGTGACCGACGAGTGGCGCGACCCCGATGCGTACGTCGAACCACTCACAGGCGTCCCGCACTCCAAACTCCGGATCGGACAGTTCCGGCTCGGCTGTGAACTCGACCACGACGCCAGCGAGATTCAAGTCTATACGATCGATCGCCGGGAAAATGCCTATCAACCTGGTGACGACTGA
- a CDS encoding UPF0175 family protein encodes MADIEIPDGVYEAMELPEPDRDATMKTELAVSLYDRGVLSFGKARQLADHSAREFHRLLGDRQIERHYTSEELDEDLDYARE; translated from the coding sequence ATGGCCGACATCGAGATTCCCGACGGTGTGTACGAGGCCATGGAGCTTCCCGAACCAGACCGAGACGCTACGATGAAGACCGAACTCGCGGTCTCGCTGTACGACCGCGGTGTCCTCTCGTTCGGAAAGGCCCGACAACTGGCCGACCACTCTGCCCGAGAGTTCCACCGCCTCTTGGGCGACCGCCAGATCGAGCGCCACTACACGAGCGAGGAACTCGACGAAGACCTCGACTATGCCCGAGAGTGA
- a CDS encoding SOS response-associated peptidase — MCGRFGLFADPATIAERTGTRVPDAYTPSYNLAPGDRVLAVEPSETATLTRWAERFNARIETAVDESAWAEPCLLPTSGFYEWRPDGQPVRIYREGDPILALAGLRLPDGVTVLTTDARPPVDAIHDRMPVTLAPDREADWLADRDREVITADPATDLAIDPVDPRLGDPTVDGPALIDGPDHEQRDLDAFG; from the coding sequence ATGTGCGGCCGATTCGGACTGTTCGCTGATCCCGCGACGATCGCTGAGCGGACGGGCACTCGCGTGCCCGACGCCTACACGCCGAGCTACAACCTCGCACCCGGCGATCGGGTGCTCGCAGTCGAGCCTAGCGAGACCGCGACACTCACCCGGTGGGCCGAGCGGTTCAACGCCCGCATCGAGACTGCCGTCGACGAATCGGCGTGGGCCGAGCCCTGCCTCCTCCCGACCTCGGGATTCTACGAGTGGCGACCCGACGGCCAACCGGTCCGGATCTATCGTGAGGGCGACCCGATCCTCGCGCTCGCGGGCCTCCGCCTTCCCGATGGCGTCACCGTCCTGACGACCGACGCGCGCCCACCGGTCGACGCGATCCACGATCGGATGCCCGTCACACTCGCTCCCGACCGCGAAGCCGACTGGCTCGCGGACCGCGATCGCGAGGTGATCACCGCCGACCCGGCGACCGATCTGGCGATCGACCCCGTCGACCCCCGCCTGGGCGATCCGACCGTCGACGGCCCGGCCCTGATCGACGGCCCGGATCACGAACAGCGTGATCTCGACGCGTTCGGCTGA
- a CDS encoding DUF3368 domain-containing protein translates to MSTSSHYSSPLLNLALIERLDCLTRQFGTITIPQPVWAELTAGEDGLREIQAFRRSDDVTVVPVDRSSLVRELTTRLDSGEAAAIAHALDIDADRVLIDEREGRRVARRHDLDVTGAIGILIRAAVDGPVADLQGELDALRDAGFWISDDLFERALRDARTD, encoded by the coding sequence GTGAGCACGTCGTCACACTATTCCTCGCCACTCCTCAATCTCGCACTGATCGAGCGTCTCGATTGTCTCACCCGACAGTTCGGCACTATCACAATTCCCCAGCCAGTCTGGGCAGAACTCACCGCTGGGGAAGACGGACTCCGCGAAATTCAGGCGTTTCGACGAAGCGACGACGTCACGGTCGTCCCGGTCGATCGATCCAGTCTTGTTCGGGAACTGACGACCCGTCTCGACAGCGGCGAAGCCGCCGCGATTGCACACGCTCTCGACATCGACGCCGACCGGGTCTTGATCGACGAACGCGAAGGTCGTCGGGTCGCCCGCCGTCACGACCTCGACGTGACGGGAGCGATCGGAATTTTGATCCGCGCCGCCGTGGACGGCCCAGTTGCCGACCTACAGGGCGAACTCGACGCTCTCCGGGACGCGGGATTCTGGATCAGCGACGACCTCTTCGAGAGAGCCCTTCGAGACGCACGCACAGATTGA
- the aglF gene encoding UTP--glucose-1-phosphate uridylyltransferase AglF translates to MQAVVLAAGEGTRLRPLTDDKPKAMVEVNGKPLLTHAFDRLLDLGADELIVVVGYRKQDIITHYDDAYEGVPITYTHQRDQNGLAHALLTVEEHVDDDFMLMLGDNVFEANLDDVVRRQQENRTDAAFLVEEVEWDEASRYGVCVTNDYGEITEVVEKPEDPPSNLVMTGFYTFSPAIFHAAKLVQPSNRGEYELSEAVDLLIRSGRTIDAIRMDGWRVDVGYPEDRDRAEERLQEVEG, encoded by the coding sequence ATGCAAGCAGTCGTCCTGGCCGCCGGCGAGGGAACGCGATTGCGGCCACTGACCGACGACAAACCCAAAGCGATGGTCGAAGTGAACGGGAAACCGTTACTGACCCACGCGTTCGACCGCTTACTCGATCTCGGAGCCGACGAGTTGATCGTCGTCGTGGGCTATCGCAAGCAGGACATCATCACCCACTACGACGACGCCTACGAGGGCGTCCCGATCACCTACACCCATCAGCGCGACCAGAACGGCCTCGCCCACGCGTTGCTCACCGTCGAGGAACACGTCGACGACGATTTCATGCTGATGCTCGGCGACAACGTCTTCGAGGCCAACCTCGACGATGTGGTCCGCCGCCAGCAGGAAAATCGCACCGACGCCGCTTTTCTCGTCGAGGAGGTCGAGTGGGACGAGGCCAGTCGATACGGCGTCTGTGTGACCAACGACTACGGCGAGATCACCGAAGTCGTCGAGAAGCCCGAAGACCCGCCGTCGAACCTCGTGATGACCGGGTTCTACACGTTCTCACCGGCAATCTTCCACGCGGCGAAGCTCGTCCAGCCCTCCAACCGTGGCGAGTACGAACTCAGCGAGGCGGTCGACCTCTTGATCCGGAGTGGGCGAACGATCGACGCGATCCGCATGGATGGCTGGCGCGTCGACGTGGGATATCCCGAGGATCGCGACCGCGCCGAGGAACGGCTTCAAGAAGTCGAAGGCTGA
- a CDS encoding ribbon-helix-helix domain-containing protein: MSNADTSGSSDPDKTNINVRLTESFLGDIDATWREEGFNSRSEFIRHVLRDAVKHPGLSREAWKDIVATEHQRRTGSPETLTREDVLDRDDDE; this comes from the coding sequence ATGTCGAACGCAGATACGAGCGGGTCGTCCGATCCCGACAAGACCAACATCAACGTCCGCTTGACGGAGTCGTTTCTCGGAGACATCGACGCGACGTGGCGTGAGGAAGGCTTCAACTCGCGAAGCGAGTTCATCCGTCATGTCCTCCGTGATGCCGTCAAACACCCGGGGTTGAGTCGTGAAGCCTGGAAAGATATTGTGGCGACCGAGCACCAGCGTCGAACCGGATCGCCCGAGACGCTGACGCGCGAGGACGTTCTCGACCGGGACGATGACGAGTGA
- a CDS encoding UPF0175 family protein encodes MIDVDDTIDGLREVGAYDTDAEVIEDAIRTLLRTKPELRTELAVEQYRSGGVSLNRAAETAGMSPTAFRELLADRGDRRPAGFLSESDRDDRLDDLE; translated from the coding sequence ATGATCGACGTCGACGACACGATCGACGGCCTTCGCGAGGTCGGTGCCTACGACACCGACGCGGAGGTGATCGAGGACGCCATTCGAACCCTCTTGCGGACGAAGCCGGAACTTCGGACCGAACTCGCGGTCGAGCAGTACCGCTCGGGCGGCGTCAGCCTCAACCGCGCCGCCGAGACCGCCGGGATGAGTCCGACCGCGTTCCGCGAGCTCCTCGCCGATCGCGGCGACCGCCGACCGGCTGGATTCCTCTCCGAGAGCGACCGCGACGATCGACTCGACGATCTCGAATGA
- a CDS encoding glycosyltransferase family 4 protein encodes MRIAFLSNVVYPWVNGGAEKRIHEIGSRLAEDHAVTVYPRKFWDGPDEIDHHGMTLRAVAPETDLYVEEGRRSITEAIDYAARLTPPLRRSIDDHDVLVASVFPYFPVLAASLARLRTDTPLVTTWHEVWGEYWDDYLGRLAIGGRVTEHVTARVPQHPIAVSGVTADRLAQLGSDRAILPSGPDRADIAVVPNGIDVAQVRETDPADDPADVLYAGRLIADKRVDRLIDAFEQVASDATLRIVGDGPKRDELERQARRSPASDRIEFTGFLDEYTDVLREMRAAPIFASPSTREGFGITYVEAMAADCTVIGADHPESAAGEVIADAGFVPEPTTDALADTLDRALSGERPPTDPTARAAEYDWDAIARMAERAYRDAIG; translated from the coding sequence ATGCGGATCGCGTTCTTGTCAAATGTCGTCTATCCCTGGGTCAACGGAGGCGCAGAAAAGCGCATCCACGAGATCGGTAGTCGCCTCGCCGAGGACCACGCAGTCACGGTCTACCCCCGCAAGTTCTGGGACGGACCCGACGAGATCGACCACCACGGCATGACCCTTCGCGCGGTCGCCCCCGAGACCGACCTTTACGTCGAGGAGGGCCGCCGCTCGATCACCGAGGCGATCGACTACGCCGCCCGCCTCACGCCGCCACTCCGCCGCTCGATCGACGACCACGACGTCCTGGTCGCGAGCGTCTTCCCCTACTTCCCCGTCCTCGCCGCCAGCCTCGCGCGCCTGCGCACCGACACCCCGCTGGTCACCACCTGGCACGAGGTCTGGGGCGAGTACTGGGACGACTACCTCGGTCGCCTCGCGATCGGCGGCCGCGTCACCGAACACGTCACCGCGCGGGTCCCTCAACACCCGATCGCGGTCTCGGGGGTCACCGCCGATCGACTCGCTCAACTCGGGTCCGACCGCGCGATCCTCCCGAGCGGTCCCGACCGCGCAGACATCGCGGTCGTCCCGAACGGCATCGACGTCGCACAGGTCCGCGAGACCGACCCCGCCGACGATCCCGCCGATGTCCTCTACGCGGGCCGACTCATCGCAGACAAGCGCGTCGACCGCCTGATCGACGCGTTCGAACAGGTCGCGAGCGACGCCACCCTCCGGATCGTCGGTGACGGGCCCAAACGCGACGAACTCGAACGCCAGGCCCGCCGTTCCCCCGCGAGCGATCGCATCGAATTCACGGGCTTTCTCGACGAGTACACCGACGTGCTCCGCGAGATGCGCGCCGCCCCGATTTTCGCCTCCCCCTCCACGCGCGAAGGCTTCGGGATCACCTACGTCGAGGCGATGGCCGCCGACTGTACCGTGATCGGGGCCGACCACCCCGAGTCGGCCGCCGGTGAGGTGATCGCCGACGCGGGCTTCGTCCCCGAACCGACGACCGATGCGCTCGCAGACACCCTCGATCGTGCCCTGTCGGGCGAACGCCCCCCGACCGATCCGACCGCCCGCGCCGCCGAGTACGACTGGGACGCCATCGCTCGAATGGCCGAACGCGCCTATCGCGACGCGATCGGGTGA
- a CDS encoding glycosyltransferase family 4 protein, with product MDIAFITPRYPPTVVGGGEISLKLLSENLAKQDWVDRVSVYSFDGRDSNLKNGVEVVRVSDLTISIKETTNYFAYRALQPYVDDLCEFDIVHSYNMKFHPLVGYLAKKYNISAVATLNSFEFISEKKINMGWSRPLRRIYKEISLKLMSNFTLKWKDEVDVITALSNSIRSIYVNNGFPTSKIHVIPNMVDPELYSGNTRTRGNGTRLLYVGALKKTKGVADLVKSLKYLPDEFTLRVGGTGSDSGRIKDIVDENNLNQRVEFAGWVDHEEISEFYSSGDIFVHPGIWPEPFGRTLIEAMQHGLPVVATNIGAAPEIIPQDNLLCEPGSPQDIARAITEAHDDHKRYGESNMSYVNDEYAPKRVLNKYNEIYSSIA from the coding sequence ATGGACATAGCATTCATTACTCCAAGGTATCCCCCAACAGTAGTTGGTGGTGGGGAAATCAGTCTAAAATTATTATCGGAAAATTTGGCTAAACAAGACTGGGTTGATCGCGTTTCCGTCTATTCATTCGACGGCCGGGACAGCAACCTGAAAAATGGGGTAGAGGTCGTTCGAGTCTCTGATTTGACAATTAGTATAAAGGAAACGACAAATTATTTTGCTTACCGCGCACTTCAACCATATGTCGATGATTTGTGTGAATTTGATATAGTCCATTCATACAATATGAAGTTCCATCCCCTAGTTGGGTATTTGGCGAAAAAGTACAACATATCTGCCGTAGCAACGTTAAATTCGTTCGAATTCATATCCGAGAAAAAAATCAATATGGGATGGTCGAGACCACTTCGTCGAATATACAAGGAGATCTCGTTGAAATTGATGTCGAATTTTACCCTCAAATGGAAGGATGAAGTTGACGTAATTACTGCATTAAGTAACTCGATTCGGTCAATATATGTCAATAATGGCTTCCCGACTTCAAAAATCCATGTTATACCTAACATGGTTGACCCTGAGCTGTATTCCGGAAATACAAGGACGAGAGGAAATGGAACCCGACTACTCTACGTTGGTGCTTTGAAGAAGACTAAGGGAGTTGCAGATCTGGTGAAGTCTCTAAAGTATTTACCTGATGAATTCACCTTACGCGTGGGTGGTACTGGGAGTGATTCAGGCAGAATAAAAGACATCGTCGATGAGAACAATTTAAATCAACGCGTTGAATTTGCTGGGTGGGTTGATCATGAGGAGATATCTGAATTCTATTCATCTGGCGACATATTCGTTCACCCGGGGATTTGGCCAGAACCTTTTGGTCGGACATTGATCGAAGCTATGCAACACGGTCTTCCGGTTGTGGCAACGAATATTGGCGCAGCTCCCGAGATTATCCCCCAAGATAATCTATTGTGTGAACCGGGTTCCCCGCAGGACATTGCGAGAGCGATAACTGAAGCACATGACGACCACAAACGCTATGGGGAATCTAACATGTCCTATGTAAATGATGAGTACGCCCCCAAACGCGTACTCAACAAATACAATGAGATCTATAGCTCAATAGCATAA
- a CDS encoding type II toxin-antitoxin system HicB family antitoxin, whose amino-acid sequence MAQADPGSADAPDREIRLLKNPDGQWTARDLRVGVTAQGDTRSEVLDTLDAVVEGDGGRAPTDEDLEALGVDPDVARSQNNDLPDVLQ is encoded by the coding sequence ATGGCACAAGCCGACCCGGGCAGCGCGGACGCTCCCGACCGGGAGATCCGCTTGCTGAAAAATCCGGACGGGCAGTGGACCGCTCGTGATCTCCGCGTCGGTGTCACTGCTCAGGGGGACACTCGCAGCGAGGTGCTCGACACCCTGGATGCGGTCGTCGAGGGCGACGGTGGGCGGGCCCCGACCGACGAGGACCTGGAGGCGCTGGGTGTCGACCCGGACGTCGCTCGATCGCAGAATAACGATCTTCCCGATGTCTTGCAGTAA
- the aglM gene encoding UDP-glucose 6-dehydrogenase AglM — MHINVVGSGYIGTTIAAWFAEIGHDVTNVDIDESVVAAINDGRAPIHEPGLDELMAAHGGETLVGTTDYDEISGDVTFLALPTPSKGDGSIDLSAMEAAAESLGEAIAGDGEHVVVVKSTVVPGTTRERVAPIVAEAADMTVGEDLHVAMNPEFLREGYALEDFKNPDKIVVGSEDSVAFETLADVYDPLMAAAADETAYVETGLREAEMIKYANNAFLATKISLINEIGNICKEYGVDAYEVADAIALDHRISEQFLRSGLGWGGSCFPKDVAAIRAAARERGYEPELLDATVAVNDKQPERLLGLLDEHRDVAGERVAVLGLSFKPGTDDIRYTRAIPVIEGLQSRGAEVVAYDPVAVENMRAEFPDIAYADGAAAALEGAHAALVVTDWDEFAALDSEFDAMADPVVIDGRRVVERREGITYDGLTW; from the coding sequence ATGCACATCAACGTCGTCGGAAGCGGCTATATCGGGACGACGATCGCGGCCTGGTTCGCCGAGATCGGCCACGACGTGACCAACGTCGACATCGACGAGTCGGTCGTCGCGGCGATCAACGACGGTCGCGCGCCGATTCACGAACCCGGCCTCGACGAACTGATGGCGGCCCACGGCGGGGAGACGCTCGTCGGGACGACCGACTACGACGAGATTTCGGGCGACGTGACCTTCCTGGCGTTGCCGACACCCTCGAAAGGGGACGGCAGCATCGACCTGTCGGCGATGGAGGCCGCTGCGGAGTCGCTGGGCGAGGCGATCGCTGGCGACGGCGAGCACGTGGTCGTGGTGAAAAGTACGGTCGTGCCGGGGACGACCCGGGAGCGCGTCGCGCCGATCGTCGCCGAGGCCGCGGACATGACCGTCGGCGAGGATCTTCACGTCGCGATGAACCCCGAGTTCCTGCGCGAGGGGTACGCACTGGAGGACTTCAAGAACCCCGACAAGATCGTCGTGGGCAGCGAGGATTCGGTGGCCTTCGAGACGCTCGCAGACGTGTACGACCCGCTGATGGCGGCCGCCGCCGACGAGACGGCGTACGTCGAGACGGGGCTTCGCGAGGCCGAGATGATCAAGTACGCCAACAACGCCTTCCTCGCGACCAAGATCAGCCTGATCAACGAGATCGGGAACATCTGCAAGGAGTACGGCGTCGACGCCTACGAGGTCGCGGACGCGATCGCACTCGACCACCGCATCAGCGAGCAGTTCCTGCGCTCGGGGCTCGGCTGGGGTGGGTCGTGTTTCCCGAAAGACGTCGCGGCGATCCGTGCGGCAGCCCGCGAGCGCGGGTACGAACCCGAACTCCTCGACGCCACGGTCGCGGTCAACGACAAACAGCCCGAGCGCCTCCTGGGCCTGCTCGACGAGCATCGCGACGTGGCGGGCGAGCGCGTCGCGGTGCTCGGATTGAGCTTCAAGCCCGGGACCGACGACATCCGATACACGCGGGCGATCCCGGTGATCGAGGGGTTGCAGTCGCGGGGTGCGGAGGTCGTCGCCTACGACCCCGTCGCGGTCGAGAACATGCGCGCGGAGTTCCCCGACATCGCGTACGCCGACGGCGCGGCGGCGGCGCTGGAGGGGGCACACGCGGCGCTCGTGGTGACCGACTGGGACGAGTTCGCGGCGCTGGACAGCGAGTTCGACGCGATGGCCGATCCCGTGGTGATCGACGGGCGGCGCGTGGTCGAGCGGCGCGAGGGGATCACCTACGACGGGCTGACCTGGTGA
- a CDS encoding ribbon-helix-helix domain-containing protein: protein MTDDASDDGDMVKLNVKVPRRLLDDIDELADELQYTNRSEFVREVLRDTTEPILTPGAQEGVSEGYADVAAGRTVSHDEMTSQFGLDEE, encoded by the coding sequence ATGACCGACGACGCCTCGGACGACGGGGACATGGTAAAGCTGAACGTCAAAGTTCCGCGGCGACTCCTCGACGACATCGACGAGCTGGCGGACGAACTGCAGTACACGAATCGCTCCGAGTTCGTGCGTGAAGTGCTCCGGGACACGACGGAGCCGATCTTGACGCCCGGGGCCCAGGAGGGGGTCTCGGAAGGGTACGCCGACGTCGCGGCGGGCCGCACGGTCAGTCACGACGAGATGACCTCGCAGTTCGGACTCGACGAGGAGTAA
- a CDS encoding glycosyltransferase family 4 protein codes for MRIGVNARTFSVDEPGGSVQSMRKITRELIQRDDVSVVLYGNSCLSGEFPNATQVHSGGFFSNSPFFGVLWERTVLPMLVDADEIDVLLCPNGNAPPVGVGVPIVTYVHDVNALKGMSSWVHQIYRRTMVPLGVRNSEAIVTVSEFSKGEIVDHLPVDPEDVHVVYNGVDEFFLQDGGSEPMDLPDDYFLYVGAMNPRKNVRRLVDAYTQIHDEIDQKLVLIGPRNKSMFKTMDVEASENIITPGFVPRPQLKYAYENADAFLFPSLYEGFGLPPLEAMACGTPVIAANSSSLPEILDGHATFVDPYCTEDIEDALCDNDLNDNEDDLVCHSNKFTWDDSTDQLFKILTNYC; via the coding sequence ATGAGAATCGGGGTGAATGCGAGAACATTCTCTGTGGACGAACCTGGCGGGTCTGTCCAGTCGATGCGAAAGATCACCCGCGAGTTGATCCAGCGAGACGATGTTTCCGTCGTTCTGTACGGTAATTCGTGTCTCAGCGGCGAGTTTCCCAACGCTACGCAGGTGCACAGTGGTGGGTTCTTCTCGAACTCACCGTTCTTCGGCGTCCTCTGGGAGCGCACGGTCCTGCCGATGCTCGTCGATGCCGACGAGATCGACGTGCTGCTCTGTCCGAACGGGAACGCGCCCCCGGTCGGCGTGGGCGTGCCGATCGTCACCTACGTCCACGACGTGAACGCCCTGAAGGGGATGTCGAGTTGGGTGCATCAGATCTACCGCCGGACCATGGTCCCGCTCGGTGTGCGGAACTCCGAGGCCATCGTCACCGTCTCGGAGTTCTCGAAAGGAGAGATCGTGGACCATCTGCCCGTCGACCCGGAGGATGTTCACGTGGTCTACAACGGCGTCGACGAGTTCTTCCTGCAGGACGGTGGGAGCGAGCCGATGGACCTCCCCGACGATTATTTCCTGTACGTCGGGGCGATGAACCCGAGAAAGAACGTTCGCAGACTCGTCGACGCGTACACACAGATCCACGACGAGATCGACCAGAAACTCGTGCTGATCGGTCCACGGAACAAGTCGATGTTCAAGACGATGGACGTGGAGGCGTCCGAGAACATCATCACACCGGGATTCGTTCCGCGGCCCCAGCTGAAGTATGCCTACGAGAACGCCGACGCGTTCCTGTTTCCGTCGCTCTACGAGGGATTCGGATTGCCACCGCTCGAAGCGATGGCCTGTGGGACACCGGTCATCGCGGCGAACAGTAGTTCATTGCCCGAGATATTGGACGGGCACGCGACCTTTGTGGATCCATATTGTACTGAAGATATTGAAGATGCGCTTTGTGATAATGATTTGAATGATAACGAAGACGACCTCGTATGTCATTCAAACAAATTCACTTGGGACGATTCTACCGACCAATTGTTTAAAATATTAACTAATTATTGCTGA
- a CDS encoding type II toxin-antitoxin system HicA family toxin encodes MVTVGGFRHVRTTGDHLILRWDPPESHEQTDVRVVTVPAHDSISIGTLHDIADDAGAAEFEAFCEWIDTHR; translated from the coding sequence CTGGTCACCGTCGGCGGGTTTCGGCACGTCCGCACGACTGGCGACCACCTCATCTTGCGGTGGGATCCACCCGAGAGCCACGAGCAGACGGACGTTCGAGTCGTTACCGTTCCAGCGCACGACTCGATCAGCATCGGAACACTGCACGACATCGCTGACGATGCCGGCGCGGCGGAGTTCGAGGCGTTCTGCGAGTGGATCGACACTCACCGGTAA
- a CDS encoding lipopolysaccharide biosynthesis protein, translated as MATILKGFISIFGAKVSNLVLMFVITPILVRLLGSSGYGDYSFLLSLTAVSFILVNAGTFDGTRKFIAENREFANWTEYVIGYYLRVGAILAGFALIIYSLISWFGLSSFIFGPPFDLYFILVGILLLAKQYSNTSRGGLMGLSLEHQSEPLVVLRKFLFGLSAICLALLGLDVVGVLIGRIFAFTIVGTIGYILLSRHINIKYIFKKLPDDFPRKELLAFNGLSIVLIFLIFSLYHVDILLIRPLTGSDQAGFYKAALVIAQFLWFAPRALQTVLLHSSSEMWTTKGSDEVSDMISQLTRFNVTFTLLLILGLGSLAADFVPIYYGPDFQQAVLPLLLLLPGTLGFAVTRPIMAVGQGKGTLRPLIVATGAAAAINLVLNLLLIPQYGMVGAGVATSVGYGSMLVFHGIAARRIGYDPFRDLRLARIAITAGVSAPVIVGLSLAIPHSILSLVVVPPVGFVVYGVLVLRTRVIDVDELDPIVERVPEPVDAWVSRTLSIVA; from the coding sequence ATGGCTACTATTTTAAAAGGATTTATATCTATTTTCGGGGCGAAAGTATCCAACTTAGTTTTGATGTTCGTGATCACGCCGATATTGGTGAGATTACTCGGAAGTAGTGGTTATGGAGATTACTCATTCTTATTATCGTTAACGGCAGTTTCATTTATACTTGTGAATGCAGGCACATTCGACGGGACTCGCAAATTCATTGCCGAAAACCGGGAATTCGCAAACTGGACAGAGTATGTCATAGGATATTACCTCCGTGTAGGTGCTATATTAGCCGGATTTGCTTTAATAATATATTCACTCATATCTTGGTTTGGTTTGTCTAGTTTTATTTTCGGCCCACCATTCGACCTATACTTCATACTTGTGGGAATACTTTTGCTGGCGAAACAATACAGCAATACTTCTCGTGGGGGATTAATGGGACTTAGTTTAGAACACCAAAGTGAACCACTTGTTGTCCTTCGAAAGTTTTTATTTGGCTTATCAGCGATCTGTCTTGCATTATTGGGGTTAGACGTTGTTGGGGTGTTAATTGGCCGCATTTTCGCATTCACAATCGTTGGCACAATTGGGTACATATTATTATCAAGACACATTAATATAAAATATATTTTTAAAAAACTCCCAGATGACTTCCCGAGGAAAGAGCTATTAGCATTTAATGGACTGAGCATTGTATTAATTTTCCTGATCTTCTCGCTGTACCACGTCGACATCCTCCTGATTCGACCACTCACGGGCAGCGACCAGGCCGGGTTCTACAAGGCCGCGCTGGTCATCGCCCAGTTCCTCTGGTTCGCACCGCGCGCGCTCCAGACCGTCCTCCTGCATTCGAGTTCGGAGATGTGGACGACCAAAGGAAGCGACGAGGTCTCGGACATGATCTCACAACTGACCCGCTTCAACGTCACGTTCACGCTGTTGCTCATCCTCGGCCTCGGATCGCTCGCGGCGGACTTCGTGCCGATCTACTACGGGCCCGACTTCCAGCAGGCGGTGCTGCCGCTCCTCTTGCTCCTCCCGGGCACGCTCGGCTTCGCGGTCACGCGGCCGATCATGGCCGTCGGCCAGGGCAAGGGGACGCTGCGCCCGCTGATCGTCGCCACCGGCGCGGCGGCGGCGATCAACCTCGTCTTGAACCTCCTTTTGATCCCCCAGTACGGCATGGTCGGCGCTGGCGTCGCCACCAGCGTGGGCTATGGCTCGATGCTCGTCTTCCACGGCATCGCCGCCCGGCGGATCGGCTACGACCCCTTCCGTGACCTCCGTCTCGCGCGGATTGCAATCACCGCCGGCGTCTCCGCGCCGGTGATCGTCGGCCTCTCGCTGGCCATCCCCCACTCGATCCTCTCGCTGGTCGTCGTCCCGCCCGTGGGCTTCGTCGTCTACGGCGTCCTCGTACTGCGAACGCGAGTGATCGACGTCGACGAACTCGACCCGATCGTCGAGCGCGTCCCCGAACCGGTCGACGCCTGGGTGAGTCGAACGCTGTCGATCGTCGCCTGA